AATACTTGTTTATGATATTCTTATGAACTTGATAATATGGTTATGGCCATTTGTCAATTTCAATCTCGTGCTCTATGACTAtgtatttgataataattttaacCTTTACCTATACCCGATGATGATTAATTGATGACTTTTCAAGAGTTTAGGTAAAAACTTGTGTGCATTCGAATATACATAGTATAATACATACTCCTATACtcttaattaaattcaattaggttaatcagttttcaataaaaaaattattaaatcgttaattataatttaatttggaTGGCTGCATTGGAATGTGTTTATATTCATGAAGCCAAaacaattaagcataataatatcattttgTTTTATTAAATGACATTTACAATTATTAGATCaccttattttcaaaaaaacGTATCACGGTGCGAAATAAAAGAATATTCCTAATTCACATATATATCAACTTAAAAAGCTCCATAACGACACGTCAGCAGAAACTTCCACGTCATCAGCGTAGTAGTGAGGTGGCGGCAGCATCATCCCCTCCGCCATATTGGTCAGCAAGCCATGCATCCCAAACACTTCCTCCTCGTCCACAAACCACACAATTTCCGGCGACTCTGGCCGGAAAGCCTCCGCTGCCTGGACTGCCGCCCTCCTGATGTCCTTGGCGTCCGTGGACGTTGGGACGGGCAGCCGCCACGCGGAGTCGGCGAAGTTGAGGCACGCGGACCGCCCCCGCAGCGCCAGCGCCGCGACGTCGTGCGCGCGCGCCGCCATGTCGACGGTGGGGAAGGTCCCCAGCCATATCCTGGACTTCTTGTTGGGCTCCCTCACCTCGCACACCCATTTTCCGGAGCTCCGCCGCCGCACGCCGCGGTAGACAGGGTGGCGCGTCTCCCGGAACTTCTTCCTCCCCGCCCGCTTCTTCGGATTGTCGGAAGCAAGAATCACTTCGTTTTCCGACGTGGAATGCACACGTGGAAGATGATTGTCTGAGGCGAACATCTGCTTTCTTTGCCGAATAGTAGAATCTTGCATTATATGCAttgaaaaagttgatgaatcTTGAAAATTGTGTGTGCAAGTGCAAATGATGGAGAAGTGTGTAATTTATATGTGAGAGTGCAAGTGATTaatcatttaaaaattatagataAATCATAAATGACACACGGAAATGTTGATAAGGCGCCAGGCTAGCTAGCTGCCCACGGTTTGCACCTTTTTAACACTGATAAGATACGCGAAAgagtgattaattaattaaaggggCGGATTCATGGGCCATGTGACGAATGGGTTTGGCCCATACCGGTGTTTATTTCTAATTGACTAATGAGGGCAGTATTTAATTAGATAGTGACACTTGTAGTTCACTGTATCACTCTTTAAAGCAAGCAAGAAACCAGAAACTTCCTCCATGCACAAAACTAGTATCTTCGCGTAAATGGTCGAGTTGGATCGAGGATCACTAAATTCGAAGTTCattcattttctattattaGTTTCAACATCGCAAATTTTAAGATTGACTCATTAACAGGGAAAATAAGCAATTTAACCCTATCATAGAAATCACTATAATCTTTAACGAGTACCtgacccgtcgaaattcgacgggatctattaaaatactccctccaccTCACGAAATAtaacacagtttcctttttggtccgtcccacgaagcatgacacgtttctaaaaatgacaaaaaatttaccttttattcacattttcactttttcactttttcacctaccgcacttaacacacaaaataccaatttcttaatttccgtaccaaattattaatgcattttttatttcatgaattatttttcacaaaaatagagaatttaataaaattgttataaagtaaaaaaagttataatatttatttaaaattgacctaatttaaatgtcttataaaatttatatgtaagaaGAGTTTCgatccaaaaaatattaaaagagaaattggAACAATTATTTGAAATGTATCTATATTAGATGTCTGTAGTTGgaaccaataattaaaaattaagaaaaaagaaataaataatatcattaatcacttaaactttaaaagtttgaatgaattattaaatttgcaattacctcataatctatcgaaaatttcatcatacaacACGTTAGTTGTTGTGTCTTGCATATGACATCTTTTTTAGTGACTTTTGAGATTGCCACGTAGAATTGTCCATAACTAAGAATAGGTTTCGGCATAtataatcctacatttgaaagagattgtccatgacttttatttattgtcgacatagcaaaacaaacactcatAGGGAATTGCCTTCTCTGGAActgaattgaaaatttagtgaaatGCGATGAAATCGTAATCATTCTAGCTAGGGGTGGTAATCGGTCCGATTCGGTTATAACTGAATCGGTTTGCCGGTTAACCGAAACTGATTAATAACAAAAATgctaaccgaaaaccgaaccggtttTTAGTttggttaaccgattaaccgattaaaTACATGGCTGAGCAGAACTTAGCCTTAAGCATGGTGATTGTTGTCTCGGTTGAGTGATTTGGGGGTGAGAATCACGGCGGCGGCAATAGCTGATGGACAGCTGCTGTCCGGCCGAGTGAGAAGGGAAGGGGAAAGAGAGAAGAGGGGTCGGTGGCTGTTCACAGCGAGGGTAGAAGAAGGAGAAAATTAGGGATTTGATTTAGGGAGAGGGGTTTTTTGAAATTGGAGGAATTTTGGGGTTTTTGGTGTTTTGAGTCGGGGTAGGAGAAGAAGGAGCCAACGCCGGGACTGAGAAGTGGCGGAGGCGCCGCCGGTCGCCGATGCATGTGCTACGACGAGGAGACAGAGAGGGGGTGAGAGGAGAGGGGCGGAGGCGACACGCCGGCTAAACCGTTTTTGGTTTTAACCAGTCCgttaccggttaaaccgattaaccggttaacaCCGAAAGTgataaccgataaccgaaccgaatcgaaaaattctggttatcggttaaccgattaactgtttttttggttcggttacggttataACCGAATAACCGGAATCGTTTTACCACCCTTAATTCTAGCTATAGAAAATTTATTGCgctcatttttttttgaaatgagtTTCCCTTCACTTACGTGTTCCCCAAGTTGGGTTACTATCAGCTTGGTGCCATTGCAAAGCTTATTAGATtgattatattttttagaaGCGTGATTATGCATtcctctttcaatttaatctcacgATTTGGCAATGAGACGGAAGAGTAAACTAAATtgtactttaattaattaatttatgcttTAAGGGGgtactttaattaattaatttatgcttTAAGGGGGACTTGTAATATAACCTTACCTACTAccacaaatgtatatatatgcattgaCAAGGAATTTGCAACAGAGAATATATACAATCCCGTTGTTGTCAAGGAAAAAAGTAGAGTGATAGCCATAATGCAATCATATAACTTACTCACATTGATACTTATAAATTCGTAAAACATGATAGCTCTGCTTGAAGCAGAAATATCCTTGTGTACATTTCCTCAGCTCTTATTCATATAAAACGGGCCGCTACCAAAGCCACATTTAATGCAGCTGTCTGAGGAAATTCAGTGCCGGCGGCAAAAAGACCAACTAAAAACTCACAAATGGAGGATTTGGTCATAAATATTGCGGCCCAAccgcacacacacatacatatatcaAGGATATTTCCAAAGACTGTCGTTTTTGGAGTAATCCTCCGGCGACTCCGCTGCGGGCTTCATCCGCGGCGGGCTGACCAGCATGCCGTGCGCCATGTCGTCCAAAAGCTTCGGCATTCCAAACAGCGCTTCCTCGTCGACGAAGTCATGCGCCTGACTGCTCGACGACGACGCCTCGCCAGCCGGGGGCTGCGCCTGACGTCCGGGGCCGGCATTCCGTGGCGCGATGGCTGAGGCGGAGGCTGCGGCGGCCGCCCTTATGTCGTCGTCGGAGAATGAGGCCGGCATGGGATACGTGGGAGCGAGGCCGGGGAAGTTGATCATGGCTTCGGGGCCTCTGAGGGCCAGCGCCGCCACGTCATAGGCAGCCGCTGCCATCTCGGGGGTGGGGTACGTGCCTAGCCAAATGCGCGCTGTCTGACGCGGCTTCCGGATCTCCGACACCCATTTCCCGCTCCGGCACCGGATTCCGCGGTAGCTGGGATGACGGCCTGACCTCGGCGAGGCGGGCGGCGGGAGGGAGCCGTCTTCAGCAGCCATGCACTCGAAtttggagaaaaaaaaagaagggatgagaGTATTTAGATTTGGTGCGACAATGTAGCCTAAGTTGGACACATAGGATAAATTAGTTGGAGGATCCTATTATATAAGGGCAGGGGGAATATGTAATGTAAGACAaatagagagatgagagagaaaaggcGCGGGAAAATCGTGGACCCTTATTTCGTGGGACAATTCTTGTTTAAGGTTTGCTGTGTATATGATGATtgtctcactctcactctcatTTTCACCATCACACTCGAACTCTCTCTAACGCGCATACACGGGTGGGACAGACACTTGACACTCTCACTACTTGACCATTTAATTCAATCCTTCTTAGATGTTTGATTAATCTTTGAGTCGGTGCTCTAGTGCCATGTGTAGTTCgtctgatttttttatttattttcctcaCGTTGGAATAATTCGTTGCCGTATTTGGGAGAAATTTAGATcggtcactacaaaaaaacgcgcaaatagcgacgaaaactaccgacggcggcgccgccgccggcaattaccaacggcacggcggcggcaaaaacggcgacccgccttttgactattaccggcgaattaccgacggcaaaacggccgccgctaattagcggcggttacgccgtcgctaatttaaatatatattaatatacatatatattatttattaccgacggcatttgccgtcggtatttaccggcggcaatcggccgccgctaatcgccaccgccggtgacatccggcgatagcacaaCCGTCGTCCGGCCaacgttaccgacggcatttttccgccgctaattaccgacggcaaatgctaattaccgacggcatttgccgtcggtaattaattttattttttttaatttttttttaattttttttaatttttttttattttttaatttttttttcattttttttttcatttatcatctaataaattgatcaaagataaaaatacaaaaacattgaaatcaaatatatattgaaatacaagtgaaaatttaaacattgattattactaatctaagattattactaagaattcaagatttttagtaagaatcttataattataacttaagaatgttaatttgattagtgattcactcatcaatcatcactaatccaagattattactaagaattcaagattcttagtaaaaatcttataattataacttaagaatgttaatttgattagtgattcactcatcaatcatcactaatccaaaattattactaagaattcaagattcttagtaagaatcttataattataacttaagaatgttaatttgattagtgattcactcatcaatcatcactaatccaagattattactaagaattcaatattcttagtaagaatcttataattataacttaagaatgttaatttgattagtgattcactcatcaatcatcactaatccaaaattattactaagaattcaagattcttagtaagaatcttataattataacttaagaatgttaatttgattagtgattcactcatcaatcatcactaatccaagattattactaagaattcaagattcttagtaagaatcttataattataacttaagaatgttagattgattagtgattcactcatcaatcatcactaatccaagattattactaagaattcaagattcttagtaagaatcttataattataacttaagaatgttaatttgattagtgattcactcatcaatcatcactaatccaagattattactaagaattcaagattcttagtaagaatcttataattataacttaagaatgttaatttgattagtgattcactcatcaatcatcactaatccaagattattactaagaattcaagattcttagtaagaatcttataattataacttaagaatgttagattgattagtgattcactcatcaatcatcactaatccaagattattactaagaattcaagattcttagtaagaatcttataattataacttaagaatgttaatttgattagtgattcactcatcaatcatcactaatccaagattattactaagaattcaagattcttagtaagaatcttataattataacttaagaatgttaatttgattagtgattcactcatcaatcatcactaatccaagattattactaagaattcaagattcttagtaagaatcttataattataacttaagaatgttaatttgattagtgattcactcatcaatcatcactaatccaagattattactaagaattcaagattcttaattagtaagaatcttataattataacttaagaatgttaatttgattactgatttactcatcaatcatcactaatccaagattattactaagaattcaagattcttagtaagtatcttataattataacttaagaatgttaatttgattagtgattcactcatcaatcatcactaatctaatattattactaagaattcaagattcttagtaagtaacttataattataacttaagaatgttaatttgattagtgattcactcatcaatcaacactaaggttatgaatggtgtataaactagattgataaaaaaaaaaaaaaaaaaaaaattaataataaattaattaataaatatttttccgacataaaaataagaacggaaacgagcccaatccgtaattaacaacattttttgtatatcatctcgacatattataaggttatgaatatatatgatattgtatattgaagtagactttaaatgaattaatagatactatatatatcaataatacgagtgttctgtactggtgaccattcgaaaagaacttcaaggttaagcgtgcttgacttagagcacaactaagatgggtgaccgactgagaagttcgtctaaattatgcaatactgtataaataccgaaataaattgtggatatacaataaaataaataaataaataaaataaataaataaaaaaaataaaataaaaaaaataaattaaaaaatattaccgagggcaaatgccgtcggtaattaccgacggcattttgccctcggtaatatcgtgaacaactccggcgtgtgcgccaccaccgtccggtggaaattaccgacggtgatctcgccgccgctaattaccgacggcaaacgccgtcggtaattttccggcaagtctccgccgttgaacggcggtaTTTAATggcggaaatgccggcggcttcgccgtcggtaatggcgttgccgacgaaccgtttagcgacggcgagttgccgccggtaacactatttaccggcggccgtcttttgttaccgacggcatttcgccgtcggtaatcaacgatttttttgtagtgggtGGGCTCCATTGTTCTTATATCACTAAATATAGAATACTAGTATTATTGTTGCACACGAATTCGAACAGTTGGATTTGCGATTTATTCGTTAAGTGTAACCGGAGTGTCGGTAAATTAAGAAAAGTCCGTCTAAGTTTTTTCATGTTCTTTAATATGTGTATACCTCGTTTTGTTTTAATATGTGTAATACCCCTTGCTgagttttaaaataattttaaactttaaaatataagaTGATTCATGccagaaaaataatttttttatgattttaatttcaataaaattaattatataatttttttataagtttttagttatttaaatttttatgcattgcatatttattcactacaaaaaaaacggTAATAGACAACAGTCagaaaccgttgtctattaaaaaataattgttgtAAATGAGAGTATTGTCTATTgaagggcggtcatagacaacggctGGAAACtcgttgtctattctctgatagacaacgatcggaaaaccgttgtctattctctaatAGACAACAATCAgtaaaaccgttgtctattctttTGTCTAtattacaatttttattttgtatttatatttaaaatttcctATTTTTTCGATCTATATTTCATTAAATCTAAAAACATTATATAAAAAgccaaaaatacataaattaataatagaaatTTATACATTAGTATCAAACATCATCATCCTACATCCATTAGTATCAAACATCATCATCCTATATTACATTGAAACATAAGTATAACTTTTTTGATCAAATCTTTTCGCAATACTATCTGGAGCTGTAGATCCTCTATGGGCAACTTTCTTAACCAGCTTCATGACAATACTATTATGAATATCTGCAAATTGAGAGGAAAAATTagacaaaaatattatattcaaaCATCTCAGTTGCTTCACCAAAAAATTTAAGAAACTTATAAGAGATGCTTATCAAAAATCTACACTGAAGATAACAGCAATTTGTCAAGAATGTAGATAGCAACATGAAGTGACTTATCGTTGTACAAAACCACCCTTATCCCATAATTAGAATCCATTAGCTTATTGAACGAGTTCATGAAAGGTTACCTTGACTAAGCTTAACAACCACAAATTTGTCTATTCATAATTCTACAAATCAATTCTAGCTCAAGCTAGCCAACTAATCATCACACAAGATTCTAATCAACTCTGCAATTCTTCATGATCTTACGTATCATAAACTAGCATAATTTACTCCAGGATTGATAagcattttgtatttttttttcttcaacttATAGTTACCTGATTGTTGCTGAATACATTCAGCATCAACGTCATCAAGGTTTACATCCTCATCCTGTTCACAATGAGGTGCCTTATAATCTTGAATTTTGCAAGTGCAATACTTGATAGGATCTGCACGTAAACCCAATAATAATTCTAACCACCTTTTTTGACACTCAAACATAGGCGATGGGTTTATTCCCTGCAACCAATGAAACTATTTTTCAAATTTAGTTATAATATAACTCTATTTAATGAACTAACTCATAACTTTAGAGTGTCTTGTGCTATTAACCTCTGGCTTTCATTTTCTGAATAGGTTAGGTGATCAACAAGTTGGCAAGAAAAATGCATGGTTACCTCAGAAGTACTATAACCAAATTAGAATAACTCATATTCATGACTACTATAACCACAACAAGTTAATCAAATCACAAATTTAGAAAGCATAGGAATCAATTCAATTCACAACGATAAATTCATGAAATTTTAAAGAAAACATTGCAACAATAAATTCATGAAAAAGATCGCAATATTGGTGATTCAAACGATCACCACTGCCTAATCCCATCATCAGATCAACACATTTGCATTAGATCACGTTAATCTACCCAAAGTTGCAACTCAAATGCAATGTAGACATTACCATGAGTGCTGATGCTACTCACAAAGctatcaactgtagatcttgaagTAACACAGCAGCCAATAAACCTTAAACTGATGCAATATCCACTCTCCTTCACTGCATCTTCACCATCATCTATTTTCTTCTTCCTCCCCTTGGATTTCAACCACCAAACATTTTGACTACCAGAACGATATAGATTAAATTCAAGGAATATGGTTGTTAGTACTAACTGCTCATACTGACCTGCTCATACTGACCGCATAATGAAATTGGAATTCTTATCAAAATGATAATCAATCAGTCTGCCAAATAATCTAGAATATAGTCAGACCAATagcaattttattaaatacaaTTCTACATACCAGCAATATGGTATTGGCTAAGGCTAACCTATTAATTTGTCAAATTAGGGCCATTCTACTATCCAAAGTCGAAGCCAGTGTATATGGATCATAGTTTACCTTTCTAATGTATCACTATGACTCCTTCCAAGGAATTAGTGAAGGATATTGATTCTAAGACTCATACCTGTGGAACTCAATGTAGCGAGTGAAACAATGCCGTGTTTGGTTGGTCGTCGGGAACCCAAAACCAGCAGGTGCGAAATTCAATCTGACAAAATCAATTCAAACACTAAAATTTAGCAAAAAGTCGAAAGACTACATCTCTATCACCAAATAGAAAATGGGGAGAAAAAGCGCAGATGTGAAACAATAAAGTTATTCTtattaaccctaaataataatCGAATTAAAAATCAATCAAGATGAAATTGTTCATCAGAAACATGGATTACTAATCGAACAAGGATAGAGAGGCACAAACCCACCGTCGCCTGAAGTGGTGCCGCCTATAATCGATAGAGCCGCCGTGGAGTGGCGCCTAAAATCGCATCGCCGCTGTGCCTTAGCACCTGAACTTACGCCGCCGCCATGCCCTAGCGCCTGAACTCGAGCCGCCGCCGTGGAGTCACTGCCCTAGCGCCGGTGAGGATGGTTTTCCTAGCACCTTGTGAGGCGACGGTGGCTGGGGCTT
The genomic region above belongs to Salvia miltiorrhiza cultivar Shanhuang (shh) chromosome 5, IMPLAD_Smil_shh, whole genome shotgun sequence and contains:
- the LOC131024181 gene encoding dehydration-responsive element-binding protein 1D-like, whose protein sequence is MHIMQDSTIRQRKQMFASDNHLPRVHSTSENEVILASDNPKKRAGRKKFRETRHPVYRGVRRRSSGKWVCEVREPNKKSRIWLGTFPTVDMAARAHDVAALALRGRSACLNFADSAWRLPVPTSTDAKDIRRAAVQAAEAFRPESPEIVWFVDEEEVFGMHGLLTNMAEGMMLPPPHYYADDVEVSADVSLWSFLS
- the LOC131024182 gene encoding ethylene-responsive transcription factor ERF025-like, with the translated sequence MAAEDGSLPPPASPRSGRHPSYRGIRCRSGKWVSEIRKPRQTARIWLGTYPTPEMAAAAYDVAALALRGPEAMINFPGLAPTYPMPASFSDDDIRAAAAASASAIAPRNAGPGRQAQPPAGEASSSSSQAHDFVDEEALFGMPKLLDDMAHGMLVSPPRMKPAAESPEDYSKNDSLWKYP
- the LOC131024183 gene encoding uncharacterized protein LOC131024183 isoform X2, which encodes MGINPSPMFECQKRWLELLLGLRADPIKYCTCKIQDYKAPHCEQDEDVNLDDVDAECIQQQSDIHNSIVMKLVKKVAHRGSTAPDSIAKRFDQKSYTYVSM
- the LOC131024183 gene encoding uncharacterized protein LOC131024183 isoform X1 → MFHWLQGINPSPMFECQKRWLELLLGLRADPIKYCTCKIQDYKAPHCEQDEDVNLDDVDAECIQQQSDIHNSIVMKLVKKVAHRGSTAPDSIAKRFDQKSYTYVSM